Proteins from one Impatiens glandulifera chromosome 2, dImpGla2.1, whole genome shotgun sequence genomic window:
- the LOC124926892 gene encoding cellulose synthase-like protein D3, producing the protein MASRGFKPDDYQQGNNSGPMQVTFARRTSSGRYISYSRESNDLDSEIGSEYLNYTVQIPSTPDNQPMDPSISQRVEEQYVSNSLFTGGFNSVTRAHLMDKVIENDSSHPQMAGAKGSSSCAIPGCDGKVMRDERGEDILPCECDFKICRDCYIDAVKTGDSKCHGCKEAYKETDLDEKAVVDHGRPLTLPAPALPPSGKRMSIMRSTKSGLMRSQTGDFDHNRWLFETKGTYGYGNAIWPKERGYGNDDENDGGGGGGAGGGGGGPSELLTKPWRPLTRKLKIPAAILSPYRLLIFIRIAVLALFLEWRIRHPNKDAPWLWLMSIICEIWFAFSWLLDQLPKFCPINRATDLTVLKEKFETPSASNPTGKSDLPGVDVFVSTADPDKEPPLVTANTILSILAAEYPVEKLACYVSDDGGALLTFEAMAEAASFANLWVPFCRKHNIEPRNPDSYFNLKRDPYKNKVKTDFVKDRRRVKREYDEFKVRINGLPDSIRRRSDAYNAREEIKAMKLQRENAGDEVLEGVKVIKATWMADGTHWPGTWIVSGPEHSKGDHAGIIQVMLKPPSDEPLKGPTNESCAIDTREVDIRLPLLVYVSREKRSGYDHNKKAGAMNALVRASAVMSNGAFILNLDCDHYIYNSQAMREGMCFMMDRGGDRLCYVQFPQRFEGIDPSDRYANHNTVFFDVNMRALDGLQGPVYVGTGCLFRRVALYGFDPPRSKEYHQGFCSCCNPRRKRVASSSEENRALRMGESDDEEMNISSFPRKFGNSSLFVDSIPVAEFQGRPLADHPSIKHGRPPGALTIPRDLLDASTVAEAISVISCWYEEKTEWGNRVGWIYGSVTEDVVTGYRMHNRGWKSVYCVTKRDAFRGTAPINLTDRLHQVLRWATGSVEIFFSRNNAFLASPKMKILQRIAYLNVGIYPFTSIFLLVYCFLPALSLFSGQFIVQTLNVAFLTYLLIISLTLCMLAILEIKWSGITLEEWWRNEQFWLIGGTSAHLAAVIQGLLKVLAGIEISFTLTSKSGGDEDDEFADLYVIKWTSLMIPPIVIMIVNLIAIAVGFSRTIYSTIPQWSRLLGGVFFSFWVLAHLYPFAKGLMGRRGRTPTIVFVWSGLIAIIISLLWVSINPPTGNTTIGGSFTFP; encoded by the exons ATGGCATCAAGAGGATTCAAACCAGATGATTACCAACAAGGAAATAATTCCGGTCCAATGCAAGTAACATTCGCAAGAAGAACATCATCAGGTCGATACATAAGCTACTCACGTGAATCAAACGATCTCGACAGTGAAATCGGCAGTGAGTATCTAAATTACACAGTTCAAATCCCATCAACACCCGACAATCAACCAATGGATCCATCAATAAGCCAACGAGTAGAAGAACAATACGTCTCAAATTCCCTATTCACCGGCGGTTTCAACAGCGTGACTCGAGCCCATTTGATGGATAAAGTGATCGAGAACGACTCGAGCCACCCACAAATGGCTGGCGCAAAGGGTTCATCATCATGTGCGATTCCGGGTTGTGATGGGAAGGTTATGAGAGATGAAAGGGGTGAAGATATATTACCATGTGAAtgtgattttaaaatttgtagaGATTGTTATATTGATGCTGTTAAAACAGGAGATTCTAAATGTCATGGATGTAAAGAGGCTTATAAAGAGACTGATTTGGATGAGAAGGCTGTTGTTGATCATGGTCGGCCGTTGACTTTGCCGGCGCCGGCGTTGCCGCCGAGTGGGAAGAGGATGTCGATTATGAGGTCGACTAAGTCGGGGTTGATGAGAAGTCAAACGGGGGATTTTGATCATAATAGATGGCTTTTTGAAACTAAAGGGACTTATGGATATGGTAATGCTATTTGGCCTAAAGAAAGAGGGTATGGAAATGATGATGAAAATGATGGTGGTGGTGGCGGCGGCGCcggcggtggtggtggtgggCCGTCGGAGCTTTTGACTAAACCGTGGAGACCACTTACTAGGAAGTTGAAGATTCCGGCGGCTATTTTGAGTCCTTATAG GCTACTGATCTTCATTCGGATCGCAGTTCTAGCATTATTTCTCGAATGGCGAATCCGTCACCCAAACAAAGACGCACCATGGCTCTGGCTCATGTCAATTATTTGCGAAATTTGGTTCGCATTCTCATGGTTACTCGATCAACTCCCAAAATTCTGTCCAATTAATCGAGCCACCGATCTTACAGTTCTAAAAGAAAAATTCGAAACTCCGAGCGCGTCCAACCCCACGGGAAAATCTGATCTTCCCGGGGTTGACGTCTTCGTCTCAACTGCCGACCCCGACAAGGAACCGCCTCTAGTCACTGCCAATACCATTCTCTCAATTCTCGCAGCCGAATATCCTGTCGAGAAACTCGCTTGTTATGTTTCCGACGACGGAGGCGCTCTTCTTACGTTCGAGGCAATGGCTGAAGCCGCGAGTTTTGCCAATTTATGGGTCCCCTTTTGTCGAAAACATAACATTGAGCCGAGGAATCCTGATTCTTACTTCAATTTAAAGAGGGATCCTTATAAGAATAAAGTGAAAACAGATTTTGTCAAGGACCGGAGACGTGTTAAAAGAGAGTACGATGAGTTTAAGGTAAGGATTAATGGTCTTCCTGATTCCATCAGGCGAAGATCGGATGCTTATAATGCGCGTGAAGAGATTAAGGCTATGAAATTGCAAAGAGAGAATGCAGGGGACGAGGTTCTCGAGGGTGTTAAGGTTATCAAGGCGACGTGGATGGCCGATGGAACTCACTGGCCCGGGACCTGGATCGTTTCCGGGCCAGAACATTCCAAGGGTGACCATGCCGGTATTATTCAAGTCATGTTGAAGCCTCCGAGTGACGAACCGTTAAAGGGCCCGACGAATGAATCGTGTGCGATTGACACTAGGGAAGTCGATATACGACTTCCCCTCTTGGTTTATGTTTCGCGTGAAAAAAGATCAGGTTATGATCATAACAAGAAGGCGGGGGCGATGAACGCGCTTGTTCGAGCTTCGGCGGTTATGTCGAATGGCGCATTTATCTTGAACCTTGATTGTGATCATTATATTTACAATTCGCAAGCTATGAGGGAAGGGATGTGTTTCATGATGGACCGGGGTGGGGATCGTCTTTGTTATGTTCAATTTCCGCAAAGGTTTGAAGGGATTGATCCTTCGGATCGTTACGCGAATCATAATACCGTGTTTTTCGATGTCAACATGCGTGCGCTTGACGGTCTACAAGGTCCGGTTTATGTCGGGACGGGATGTCTTTTTCGAAGGGTCGCACTATATGGTTTCGATCCTCCTCGGTCGAAGGAATACCATCAAGGTTTTTGTAGTTGTTGCAATCCCCGTCGTAAAAGAGTCGCTTCGTCGTCGGAAGAAAACCGAGCCCTTCGAATGGGGGAATCCGACGACGAAGAGATGAATATTTCCTCGTTCCCGAGAAAATTCGGGAACTCGTCGTTATTTGTCGATTCCATACCCGTGGCGGAATTTCAGGGTCGGCCACTGGCAGACCATCCTTCAATAAAACATGGTCGGCCTCCCGGGGCTCTGACAATCCCCAGGGACCTCCTCGACGCGTCAACCGTCGCGGAGGCGATCAGCGTGATATCGTGTTGGTACGAAGAGAAGACCGAATGGGGTAACCGAGTCGGATGGATTTACGGTTCTGTGACCGAAGATGTCGTGACAGGTTATCGTATGCATAACCGTGGATGGAAATCAGTTTATTGTGTGACTAAACGAGACGCGTTTCGAGGAACCGCGCCGATTAATCTCACGGATCGTCTCCACCAAGTCCTGCGATGGGCGACCGGTTCGGTCGAGATATTCTTCTCTCGAAACAACGCGTTTCTCGCGAGTCCAAAGATGAAGATATTGCAAAGGATTGCTTACCTTAACGTCGGTATTTACCCATTCACATCCATTTTTTTACTCGTATATTGTTTCCTCCCGGCTCTTTCCCTTTTCTCGGGTCAATTCATCGTGCAAACTCTAAACGTAGCGTTTTTAACTTACCTATTGATCATCTCATTGACTCTATGCATGCTCGCCATTCTCGAGATCAAATGGTCGGGAATTACACTCGAAGAATGGTGGAGAAATGAACAATTTTGGTTAATTGGAGGAACTAGTGCTCATCTAGCCGCGGTTATACAAGGTCTACTCAAGGTTCTAGCCGGTATCGAGATTTCATTTACATTGACATCAAAATCGGGAGGTGATGAAGACGACGAATTCGCCGATCTTTATGTAATCAAATGGACATCCCTTATGATCCCGCCAATTGTGATAATGATCGTGAATTTGATTGCTATAGCCGTTGGATTTAGTCGAACAATTTATAGTACAATACCACAATGGAGTCGTCTACTTGGTGGTGTTTTCTTTAGCTTTTGGGTGTTGGCACATCTTTATCCTTTCGCTAAAGGGCTTATGGGTAGACGCGGAAGAACGCCTACGATCGTGTTTGTATGGTCGGGATTGATCGCGATTATTATATCGCTTCTTTGGGTCTCGATCAATCCTCCTACGGGTAATACTACTATCGGAGGATCTTTCACATTTCCTTGA
- the LOC124925670 gene encoding UV-B-induced protein At3g17800, chloroplastic, with protein sequence MQVSGVLSDVSALLPFSGGYNSSNFRHSRTSSYYKLSPSIGFSRSCSSYFVKKLGFKHESVRGLTLKATSDPGGELDPPIAPVQFDSPIGQLLGQILQTHPHLLSAAVDQHLENLQSERESQQEETQPSPQDLLLYKRIAEVKEKERKNTLEEILYCLIVHKFVDKEIKMIPKISVSSDPTLRVDLWPNQELKLESVHSQEAFEMIQSHLSLVLGDRLVGPLDSIVQMSKIKLGKLYAASVMYGYFLKRVDERYQLEQSMNTLNKNLDVDRFKELSAANPLWDPDSLITIRPDDDDYDGNEDRNGTFRLRSYVMYLDTETLQRYATIRSKESISLIEKQTQALFGRPDIRINEEGSLESSNDEIISLSFSGLTMLVLEAVAFGSFLWEAENYVESKYQFINS encoded by the exons ATGCAGGTTTCTGGAGTTCTATCAGACGTATCAGCGCTTCTTCCATTTTCCGGCGGCTACAACTCATCCAATTTCCGCCATTCCCGTACCTCTTCTTATTACAAACTCTCACCTTCAATCGGATTCAGCAGA AGCTGTTCTTCATATTTCGTCAAGAAATTAGGGTTCAAGCATGAATCAGTTAGAGGTTTAACATTGAAAGCAACTTCAGATCCAGGTGGTGAATTAGATCCGCCTATCGCTCCTGTTCAATTTGATTCACCTATAGGTCAATTATTGGGACAGATATTACAAACACATCCACATTTACTATCTGCTGCTGTTGATCAACATCTTGAGAATCTTCAATCTGAAAGAGAATCTCAACAAGAAGAAACTCAACCTTCACCTCAAGATCTTCTCCTTTACAA GAGAATAGCTGAAGTtaaagaaaaggaaagaaagaacacgCTTGAGGAAATTCTATACTGTTTGATTGTTCATAAGTTTGTTGacaaagaaatcaaaatgatcCCGAAAATATCAGTTTCATCCGATCCAACTTTACGCGTCGATCTTTGGCCGAATCAAGAACTGAAACTGGAGTCTGTTCATAGCCAGGAGGCTTTCGAGATGATTCAGAGTCATTTATCTCTTGTTCTTGGTGATCGTTTAGTTGGTCCCTTGGATTCCATAGTTCAGATGAGTAAGATTAAACTTGGGAAGCTATATGCAGCCTCGGTTATGTATGGGTATTTCTTAAAACGAGTTGACGAGAGATATCAGTTGGAACAATCGATGAACACACTTAACAAAAACCTCGATGTTGATAGGTTTAAAGAACTTTCTGCAGCAAATCCACTTTGGGATCCTGATTCTTTAATCACTATACGACCAGATGATGACGATTACGATGGTAATGAAGATAGAAATGGAACGTTTAGATTGAGATCTTATGTGATGTATCTTGATACTGAGACGCTGCAGAGATATGCGACTATAAGAAGTAAGGAATCGATTTCTTTAATTGAGAAACAAACGCAGGCATTGTTTGGGAGACCCGATATAAGAATCAATGAAGAAGGTTCTCTTGAATCATCGAACGATGAAATTATCTCGTTGTCGTTTTCTGGATTAACGATGCTGGTTTTGGAAGCTGTTGCGTTTGGATCGTTTCTTTGGGAAGCTGAAAACTATGTTGAATCCAAATATCAATTCATTAATAGCTAa